A segment of the Pseudoalteromonas sp. UG3-2 genome:
CAAAATGGCGCCCCTTACAGTGTTATTCCTGGTAGCAAAGATTTTATTGTCCCGACTCAGGCAGTAGATGTTAGTTTCAATGCTAACAACTTCCCTTCTGGCGACGATAATTATCCCATCGCGCCAACCTTTTCATTTACTAACCACTCAAATATTGATTTATCGGGGGCAAAAATCAGCTTTGATGTCCCGGTCGCTACCTCAGCCATATTTAAATCCAATTGGAATGCCCAAGAGAAACTGGGTATGGCAGTAGAAGTCAACGGTTCCAATACCGCAGGCAACAATATTGGCGGCTTTGAAAATGAATTCCACCGCTTTTCGATTACCTTGGTCAACGAGTGGGGTGGGCAAGTGAAATCGTTTGCCCCGGGCGAAACAGTCAATGCTGAAGTGATGTACTACATGCCCATTTCCGGCCCACAAAACTTTGTCATTGAAAAGGATGGTAAACGCTACGCATTGGCTAGCGAGTATAAAGACTTACCAACGGCTCAGCCTGGTGATGATACTCCTACACCAATCACTTTATGCCAAGGAACCGCAATCAGCGACATAGTGATCTACCCAGAATTACCACAGGGGACACATGCCTTGCAAGGCGATCTAGTCATCGACGGTAGTGGCATTTATGAAGCCAAATGGTGGACCAACAAACAGCCATCAACCTCCACTGACTATGAAAAAGTATGCCGTCTTTAGCTCAAGGGGCCTCGGCCCCTTTCACCGGAGAAGCGTAATGAAAGTGATAAATAAGCCACTGTTTTTATTTAGTATATTTAGTAGCGCCATGATGCTTTCTACACAGCTTATGGCACATGGCTATATGGATTTTCCCAAGGCTCGGCAAGCCTATTGTCAACAACAAGGCGGATATTGGTGGCCCAAGGATGGCTCTAACATACCCAATCAAGCTTGCCGTGCTGCTTTTTTACAATCAGGCCATTATCCGTTTGTACAACATCATGAGTTTGCTAAAAATGTCGCTGATTACCAAAGCTTGGCAGCAGTCAAGCGTGCCATACCGGATGGCACCTTGTGCGCGGCAGGCGATGCTAATAAAGACGGTATAAATTTACCCTCTCGTCATTGGCAGCGTACGGCCCTTGAGCCTGATGGCAGTGGTAATATAGAGGTGAGATTTCGCGCCACAACCCCACATAACCCAAGCTTCTGGCAGTTTTTTTTAACCAAAGCCGACACTGAAATCGGTACCAAAGCGCTTAATTGGCAAGACTTGCAACTAATTGCCGAGCTCGGTGATCAAGAGGTCGTTATCGACCCAAATGGCAACCGCTATTATGAAATGCAAGTGCCTATCCCTGCGGGTCGCACTGGCGATGCCATCTTGTATACCCGCTGGCAGCGTGAAGACGCAGCGGGAGAAGGTTTTTATAACTGCTCTGATATCACTTTAGTTGACCCAAGCATGCCTACCACATGGTTTGATTCCGGTTTCTTTATTACACCGGGCCAACAAGCCGAGCCAGGAGATAGCGTAAGGTTTCGGGCTTTTGATGCGTCAGGCGATGAGTACATTAGTGCCAGCTTAGCCATTAATCAAAACAATCAAAACCAGTGGGTAACAAATTTCAGCCGTGTATTAACTGAGCGTTATGCCAATAAGCTGAAAATAGGCGTCAGAAACGAGGTCGGGGAAATTCATTTTGACTCAGATAATTTGCTCAGTAATGTGGTTTATCTCACCGAGCCACACTTTACCGCCACACTCTCTGTAATTAAAGCGCAAACTAATACGCCGCCCGTTGTCGAGCCCATTGCGGATGTGGAATTAACTGCCAATGAGAGTGTCACTATTGTGGCGCAAGCATTTGATGAGCAAAATGACCTTCTCAATTATTCTTGGCAACTGCCTGCTGAGCTGCAATTCACAGCAAGTGGTGAGCAACTCGTCATTACTGCCCCAACTCTAGAACAAGACACTCGCTATACCAGTACCTTAGCCGTCAGTGACGGTAAAAGCAGTTCAGAGATTGCGTTTTCGGTCTTAGTCACCAGTCCCAACACTCAACCCCCAGCCACATGGCAAGCTAATAAAGTCTATGTTGCCGGGGATAAAGTGACATTTGAAAACGCAGTTTACCAAGCTAAGTGGTGGACGCGTGGCGAACAACCAGGGGCTGCCTTGGTATGGCAAGTATTATAACTAACCCGATACGGGTACAACATGTAAATCAAAAGGAAAACATTATGAAAATCAAACAACTCAGTTGCGTTATTAGCTTAGCGCTACTTTCAAGCGCAACAATAGCGGCACCATCAACGCCAACCTTAGACTGGCAACCGCAGAAATACTCCTTTGTCGAGGTAAACGTTGATGCCATCGGTTCTTACAAAGAGCTCGTCAAGGCGAAGGATGCGGTCAATATCAATATTAAATGGAATGCCTGGAGCGGCGAGGGTGGCGATAGTTATAAAGTGTATTTTGATGACACCCTGGTCAACCAGGGTAACCTTGCACCAGGAACGAAAAGTGGCGTGATTGAATTCCCCTATACTGAGTCCGGTCGCCACACGCTATATCTAGAATTGTGTCAAGGTGAGACGTGCGCCCGCAGTGCAGGCAAAGAAATCGTTATCGCTGACACCGACGGTGGCCATCTTGCACCACTGCCGATGAATGTCGATCCTAATAATCGTGACAATGGCACCATTCCAGGACGT
Coding sequences within it:
- a CDS encoding lytic polysaccharide monooxygenase; the protein is MKVINKPLFLFSIFSSAMMLSTQLMAHGYMDFPKARQAYCQQQGGYWWPKDGSNIPNQACRAAFLQSGHYPFVQHHEFAKNVADYQSLAAVKRAIPDGTLCAAGDANKDGINLPSRHWQRTALEPDGSGNIEVRFRATTPHNPSFWQFFLTKADTEIGTKALNWQDLQLIAELGDQEVVIDPNGNRYYEMQVPIPAGRTGDAILYTRWQREDAAGEGFYNCSDITLVDPSMPTTWFDSGFFITPGQQAEPGDSVRFRAFDASGDEYISASLAINQNNQNQWVTNFSRVLTERYANKLKIGVRNEVGEIHFDSDNLLSNVVYLTEPHFTATLSVIKAQTNTPPVVEPIADVELTANESVTIVAQAFDEQNDLLNYSWQLPAELQFTASGEQLVITAPTLEQDTRYTSTLAVSDGKSSSEIAFSVLVTSPNTQPPATWQANKVYVAGDKVTFENAVYQAKWWTRGEQPGAALVWQVL